One window from the genome of Podospora pseudocomata strain CBS 415.72m chromosome 1 map unlocalized CBS415.72m_1.2, whole genome shotgun sequence encodes:
- a CDS encoding uncharacterized protein (COG:E; EggNog:ENOG503NY1D), with translation MASGPIKIAVLDDYQGISEPKYQRLDPSKYEVSFFKDTLPPFNHSDTTQDVKDKLVARLEPFTVISTMRERTPFPKDLIARLPNLKLLLTTGNRNLGLDLEAFKERGIPVAGAVDRAHAGSVGSISTTEHCVAMILAAARNIAQDDFSVKAGGWQTVPAVCLRGKIFGTVGLGRLGIAVAKIMYLAFGMRIIAWSSNLTQDAADEKARAAGFPVENAHGEKTFKVVSKEELFKTADVVSIHLVLSDRSRGSIAAADLALMKPSAIFVNTSRGPLVVEKDLQDALEQGKIRAAALDVFEREPLPLDSRWRTTKWGQDGRSRVLLTPHMGYVEEATLDAWYEEQVANLLRWEKNEGLTTPLY, from the exons ATGGCATCAGGTCCCATCAAGATCGCAGTCCTCGACGACTACCAGGGTATCTCTGAACCCAAGTACCAGAGACTTGACCCCTCAAAGTATGAGGTGTCTTTCTTCAAAGACACTCTGCCCCCGTTCAATCATTCCGATACCACCCAAGATGTCAAGGACAAACTTGTCGCCAGACTCGAGCCTTTCACGGTGATCT CTACCATGAGGGAGCGTACTCCTTTCCCAAAGGATTTGATAGcccgcctccccaacctgAAGCTCCTCTTGACTACCGGAAACCGCAACTTGGGGCTGGACCTGGAAGCCTTCAAAGAGCGGGGCATCcctgttgctggtgctgtcgACAGAGCTCATGCAGGGTCGGTAGGTTCTATCAGCACAACGGAGCACTGTGTCGCCATGATCCTTGCTGCGGCTCGCAACATTGCGCAAGACGATTTCTCGGTCAAAGCTGGTGGCTGGCAAACAGTTCCTGCCGTCTGTCTTCGCGGCAAGATCTTTGGCACCGTCGGTCTCGGGCGGTTGGGCATTGCTGTTGCAAAGATCATGTACCTGGCCTTCGGGATGCGCATCATCGCCTGGAGCTCCAACCTGACACAAGATGCTGCCGATGAGAAGGCTCGGGCTGCCGGATTTCCCGTCGAAAATGCACACGGAGAGAAGACCTTCAAGGTTGTCAGCAAGGAAGAGCTTTTCAAGACGGCAGATGTGGTCAGCATTCACCTTGTTCTCTCGGATCGGTCCAGGGGCAGCatcgctgctgctgacctCGCTCTGATGAAGCCCTCTGCCATCTTTGTGAACACGTCTCGGGGACCTCTTGTTGTGGAGAAGGATCTTCAGGATGCGCTAGAGCAAGGCAAGATCCGCGCAGCAGCTCTCGATGTATTTGAAAGAGAGCCTCTGCCGCTGGACAGCAGGTGGAGGACAACAAAGTGGGGACAAGATGGAAGGAGTCGCGTGTTGCTCACGCCTCATATGGGCTATGTGGAAGAAGCGACACTCGATGCCTGGTATGAGGAGCAGGTAGCAAATCTGCtgaggtgggagaagaaTGAAGGTCTTACAACCCCATTGTATTAG
- a CDS encoding uncharacterized protein (EggNog:ENOG503PHS0) gives MASQREPHNSMTLPLRTREAPQGPRKQVQLQRATASDIIPPLGPSRPGYGSPSFGIPPAPVIDRPLRLWGQTTPVQVPQGHPGAHYGPIPIQGTPQDRFRREVLGRRGEAMGSGPRWTPAPPLAQLSMRSSGALQPYTPRASSTPRQTAEALANAPQKLSFACQRRRFNPVFEAFETSDGRHGCHVKIDGALLRSDRLFETARQAKEDAAMKGLDYLRQNSRASRSTVPSASSGGEPRTQVSGTAQRLQNREAATARLLPSQASSSMRSEASIAYLATSVARLEATIAHLQAPASSARDNFTRVPIKQDQDVEMTGVPASGGTLVSVISAAQQAELLNQIQRITGMDVINPSRESAEVTCAYLEGLAVGSRLATVARRRSRSPTRSPQTSRGRRHRERSPADARVRLTPPPVYQRWSGRPATDRYRPGEDRYCPDEVGRLRDDTRSRNRGSGSVESGVTSGHGSGRSSENESGNTHEKRSSSSS, from the exons ATGGCATCGCAGCGGGAGCCCCACAACA GCATGACGCTACCACTTCGCACCCGTGAGGCTCCCCAAGGTCCCCGAAAGCAGGTCCAGCTCCAACGGGCCACGGCTAGTG ATATAATACCTCCCCTCGGTCCCTCCCGCCCCGGGTATGGAAGCCCCTCGTTTGGAATCCCTCCCGCCCCGGTCATCGACCGTCCTCTTCGTCTCTGGGGTCAAACGACCCCAGTTCAAGTCCCCCAGGGCCATCCGGGGGCTCATTATGGACCAATCCCTATTCAGGGTACCCCTCAAGATCGCTTCAGGCGCGAGGTTCTTGGTCGACGTGGAGAAGCCATGGGTTCGGGGCCTAGGTGGacacctgctcctccccttGCACAACTGTCTATGAGGAGTAGCGGTGCCCTTCAGCCTTACACCCCTCGAGCCTCATCGACGCCCCGTCAGACCGCTGAAGCGCTGGCGAACGCCCCCCAAAAGCTTTCATTCGCGTGCCAACGACGTCGCTTCAACCCAGTGTTCGAAGCCTTCGAAACCTCCGACGGCAGACATGGGTGCCATGTCAAAATCGACGGCGCACTGTTGAGAAGTGACCGTCTTTTTGAAACAGCCCGGCAAGCCAAGGAGGATGCAGCCATGAAAGGGTTGGATTACCTTCGGCAGAACAGCCGGGCAAGTCGGTCTACGGTCCCCTCAGCGAGCTCAGGGGGCGAGCCAAGAACCCAGGTCAGTGGGACTGCTCAGCGTTTACAAAACAGAGAGGCTGCTACA GcacgcctcctcccatctcAAGCGTCATCTTCCATGCGTTCTGAAGCATCCATCGCTTACCTTGCGACCTCAGTTGCTCGTCTTGAGGCGACGATCGCCCATCTCCAGGCACCCGCTTCCAGTGCACGGGATAACTTCACCCGAGTGCCTATCAAGCAAGACCAAGATGTCGAAATGACGGGCGTCCCAGCTTCCGGTGGCACTCTGGTGTCAGTCATCAGCGCGGCCCAGCAGGCAGAATTGCTAAACCAAATACAACGGATCACTGGGATGGACGTGATAAATCCATCCAGGGAGAGTGCCGAGGTGACTTGTGCCTATCTCGAAGGTTTGGCCGTGGGATCACGGCTGGCCACGGTAGCACGCCGCCGTTCCCGCTCCCCTACCCGTTCTCCGCAGACTTCCCGAGGGCGTCGGCACCGTGAGCGTTCACCCGCCGACGCCCGGGTTCGGCTGACCCCGCCCCCAGTGTACCAGCGATGGAGTGGCCGCCCTGCGACAGATCGGTACCGTCCTGGTGAAGACCGGTATTGTCCTGATGAAGTTGGGCGTCTCCGTGACGACACCCGCTCTCGCAACAGGGGCAGTGGTTCAGTGGAATCTGGGGTGACTTCTGGCCATGGCAGTGGCAGGAGCTCCGAGAATGAGAGTGGAAACACTCATGAGAAGCgctcctcatcttcatcttga
- a CDS encoding uncharacterized protein (EggNog:ENOG503NZRC; COG:Q): MKIDGRSFVISGGASGLGLATARTLISSGASVAILDLNEETGAKAVASLGGAPSAKFFPCDVSSTDSVSSAVSAVTSWIKEIGKPLAGIIPAAGVGAPGLILDKRLNPVSLDSIDFVLNINLRGTLDVTRQFLPLLAKSEPYGPDKERGVVVMVASSAAFEGQMGQVAYAASKGAVASMTLPMARDLARFGIRVVTIAPSMFDSAMTAMMSNKVREGLQKAMEFPARAGQPEEFASLVKQTIENVMLNGVVIRLDGATRMPSKL, from the exons ATGAAAATCGACGGCCGCAGCTTTGTCATCTCAGGCGG CGCCTCCGGCCTAGGCCTCGCCACAGCCCGcaccctcatctcctccggcgCCTCCGTTGCCATCCTGGATCTCAACGAAGAAACCGGCGCCAAAGCCGTAGCCTCCCTCGGCGGCGCCCCATCAGCCAAATTCTTCCCCTGCGATGTCTCTTCCACCGACTCAGTCTCCTCTGCCGTCTCCGCCGTGACCTCATGGATCAAGGAAATTGGCAAGCCCCTCGCGGGTATCATCCCAGCGGCTGGTGTCGGCGCCCCAGGTCTGATCCTCGACAAGCGCCTCAACCCCGTCTCCCTGGATAGCATCGACTTTGTCCTCAACATTAACCTCCGGGGTACTCTTGATGTTACTCGTCAGTTTCTGCCTCTCCTGGCCAAATCTGAGCCCTATGGCCCGGACAAGGAAAGGGGTGTGGTTGTCATGGTGGCCAGCTCCGCCGCCTTTGAGGGACAGATGGGCCAGGTGGCCTACGCGGCGAGCAAAGGCGCTGTTGCCTCCATGACTCTGCCCATGGCTCGGGATCTCGCAAGATTTGGCATTAGAGTTGTGACCATTGCGCCTAGCATGTTCGACTCGGCCATGACGGCCATGATGTCGAACAAGGTGAGAGAGGGCCTTCAAAAGGCCATGGAATTCCCGGCGAGGGCGGGTCAGCCAGAGGAGTTCGCTTCCTTGGTGAAGCAAACAATCGAGAACGTCATGCTGAATGGAGTTGTTATCCGGTTGGATGGCGCAACCCGCATGCCAAGTAAGCTGTAA